From the Paenibacillus sp. FSL H8-0548 genome, one window contains:
- a CDS encoding spore germination protein: MNERLRILFAESIDVVFSSLQNNEMSIEIAYISTICEMKKINDFIIIPFTREEYSFQKQLDTNPDYHKVEDTAQWQDLLLRGNVLIQVKETIYSFKVREIMTIESPQTQVESAIQGPQLALNEDIIVSLNLIRNIYPSPDLAVEEHTVGSLSKTQIYVLFDQRRVDSTVLENVRSKLISINVEMLQAAGELEKLLIGKRKHLFPTVLISERPDRIGKAISKGKVVLLLNGNMFALILPATFYDFMHAMEDDYNAYWMTSFLVLLRYISIVLTITLPALYISVVSYNPEVFRVQLAFSIAGSRSAVPYPSFIEVFIMLFMIEMLVEASIRLPRYIGSTATTVGGLILGQAAQQAGLVSSIMIIVTSVVAISNFVIPINSLSFTVRFLKYPLIGISIFFGITGVAVGLFLYVVYLCNLRSFGKPYMRLFGKLRPLEGDIGQVNGE; encoded by the coding sequence ATGAATGAACGTTTGCGCATATTGTTTGCCGAATCTATCGATGTCGTATTTTCATCGTTGCAAAATAATGAAATGTCCATTGAAATTGCTTATATATCCACCATTTGCGAAATGAAAAAAATTAATGATTTCATCATCATCCCTTTTACGAGGGAGGAGTACTCATTTCAAAAGCAGCTGGACACAAACCCCGATTACCACAAGGTTGAGGATACTGCCCAGTGGCAAGATCTCCTTCTGCGCGGCAACGTTCTTATCCAAGTAAAGGAAACGATATATTCCTTCAAGGTCAGAGAAATTATGACCATTGAAAGCCCGCAAACACAGGTTGAGAGTGCCATTCAAGGTCCTCAGCTTGCCTTAAACGAGGATATCATCGTTTCTCTCAACCTCATTCGAAATATATATCCGTCTCCGGATTTAGCCGTGGAGGAGCATACCGTTGGCTCTTTGTCCAAAACACAAATCTATGTTTTATTTGATCAACGCCGGGTAGATTCGACAGTACTCGAAAACGTTCGCAGCAAATTAATTTCCATCAACGTTGAAATGCTTCAAGCCGCTGGCGAATTGGAGAAGCTGCTGATCGGCAAAAGAAAGCATTTATTTCCTACTGTTCTCATTTCTGAGCGGCCTGACCGCATCGGCAAGGCGATATCCAAAGGAAAGGTTGTCCTTCTCTTAAACGGAAATATGTTCGCACTTATTTTGCCGGCCACCTTCTATGATTTCATGCATGCAATGGAGGACGATTACAATGCGTATTGGATGACTAGTTTTCTCGTGCTTCTTAGATACATCTCTATTGTGCTGACGATTACACTTCCTGCCCTCTACATATCGGTCGTCTCGTATAATCCCGAGGTATTTCGTGTACAGCTTGCTTTCTCCATTGCAGGGAGTCGGTCTGCTGTTCCTTACCCCTCTTTTATCGAGGTATTTATTATGCTCTTCATGATCGAGATGCTGGTAGAAGCGAGTATACGACTGCCACGCTACATCGGTTCTACTGCTACAACCGTAGGCGGACTTATTCTAGGACAAGCAGCCCAGCAGGCAGGGCTCGTGAGCAGCATTATGATTATCGTGACGTCGGTCGTTGCGATTTCAAATTTTGTTATTCCTATAAATTCACTCTCATTTACAGTCCGCTTTTTGAAATATCCTCTTATAGGAATTTCTATTTTTTTCGGAATTACTGGCGTCGCCGTCGGCTTGTTTCTCTATGTTGTCTACCTATGCAACCTGCGCAGCTTCGGTAAGCCTTATATGCGCTTATTTGGTAAATTAAGACCACTGGAAGGAGATATCGGGCAGGTGAATGGCGAATGA
- a CDS encoding class I SAM-dependent methyltransferase, which yields MKPWYEQSFGSDYMLVYRHRNWEDASKEVGKMLAWLGLPRGAKVLDIGCGMGRHALAMEKIGYSVTGIDLSPILLEEAKRHDDTSQVNWVHGDMRRLPFEAGRFAATVNLFTSFGYFQLEEDNINVLRQIRKVLNPDGSFLIDFLNPVQVAQNLVPRSERLDEDSGLHIQELRSIADGWVMKEITISDPRNMEEPRRYLERVRLYKQEWFEHHLAASGLDLTRLYGDYNGSAYDEATSPRMIMIGRVKST from the coding sequence ATGAAACCATGGTATGAGCAGAGTTTTGGCTCCGACTATATGCTAGTTTATAGACATCGGAACTGGGAAGATGCGAGTAAAGAGGTTGGCAAAATGCTTGCTTGGCTTGGGCTGCCGAGGGGAGCCAAGGTGCTGGATATCGGCTGCGGGATGGGGAGACATGCGCTCGCTATGGAGAAAATTGGTTATTCGGTAACAGGTATTGACCTCTCTCCTATATTGCTTGAAGAAGCAAAGCGCCATGATGACACCTCGCAGGTGAACTGGGTTCACGGAGATATGCGCAGGCTGCCGTTTGAAGCAGGGCGCTTTGCTGCAACGGTTAATTTATTTACTTCCTTTGGTTATTTTCAGCTGGAAGAGGACAATATCAACGTGCTGCGCCAAATTAGAAAAGTGCTGAACCCGGATGGCTCCTTTCTAATCGATTTTCTTAATCCCGTTCAAGTTGCTCAAAACTTAGTTCCGAGATCGGAACGATTGGATGAGGATAGCGGCTTGCACATTCAAGAGCTTCGCTCCATTGCAGACGGTTGGGTGATGAAGGAAATAACGATATCTGATCCACGCAATATGGAGGAGCCGAGGAGATATTTGGAGAGAGTGAGACTGTACAAGCAGGAGTGGTTCGAACATCATCTCGCTGCTAGCGGACTTGATTTGACTAGGCTGTATGGGGATTACAACGGCTCGGCATACGATGAAGCAACTTCACCGCGAATGATTATGATAGGGAGGGTGAAATCAACGTGA
- a CDS encoding MBL fold metallo-hydrolase: MSNDKDESQVLEAARQLNMKRVLLQKEWVQVRVPVPFSLKWVNSYLIPEERGYTLIDPGLRTDDAISVWSEVLQDLELKWTDIVKIVLTHQHPDHYGLAGYVQERSGAPVYITKEAHAYARRLWGADSHFSEQLQVLYAQHGMPIEQQEEIAENLKSFVSMVSPQPEVTYFEAGSHMMIGSQSWLLIDAPGHARGQVCFYQQDLQWMLCGDQVLPRITPNVSVVPGEDGDPLGDFLSSLEQLKQFEVKLAFPGHRDPFTNFAGRIAELEEHHLSRLDKMAALLAEEPRSAYRMCEALFGSRLGGNAHQLRFAMSETLAHLVYLEKHARISSANVAGIFIYSALPA; this comes from the coding sequence GTGAGTAACGATAAGGACGAGTCTCAGGTGCTGGAAGCCGCACGACAGTTAAATATGAAGAGGGTACTTCTTCAGAAGGAATGGGTTCAGGTGCGCGTACCGGTACCCTTCTCGCTCAAATGGGTGAACAGCTACCTTATTCCGGAAGAGCGCGGTTATACGCTCATTGATCCAGGTCTGCGAACAGATGATGCGATTAGCGTATGGTCTGAGGTATTGCAGGATCTAGAGCTGAAGTGGACAGATATTGTGAAAATCGTGCTGACACATCAGCATCCCGACCATTATGGGCTGGCTGGTTATGTGCAAGAGAGAAGTGGGGCTCCTGTCTATATAACTAAGGAAGCACATGCTTATGCACGCAGGCTTTGGGGAGCAGATAGTCATTTCTCAGAGCAGCTGCAAGTGCTGTACGCACAGCATGGCATGCCCATCGAGCAGCAGGAGGAGATTGCGGAAAATCTTAAATCATTTGTGAGCATGGTATCACCACAGCCAGAGGTAACCTATTTCGAAGCAGGCAGCCACATGATGATCGGTTCTCAGAGCTGGCTTCTTATTGATGCGCCTGGACATGCTCGCGGGCAGGTTTGCTTCTATCAACAGGACTTGCAATGGATGCTGTGCGGAGATCAAGTATTGCCTCGGATTACGCCAAATGTTAGCGTCGTTCCGGGGGAGGATGGCGATCCGCTGGGCGATTTTCTGAGCAGTCTGGAGCAGTTGAAGCAATTCGAGGTCAAGCTTGCGTTTCCTGGACATCGTGATCCATTCACCAATTTTGCAGGCCGTATTGCGGAGCTTGAAGAGCATCATCTAAGCAGGCTGGACAAAATGGCAGCGCTGCTCGCAGAAGAGCCTCGCTCTGCTTATCGCATGTGCGAGGCTCTATTTGGCAGCAGGCTCGGCGGCAATGCTCATCAATTAAGATTTGCGATGTCGGAGACGCTGGCTCATCTGGTCTATTTGGAAAAACACGCCCGAATTTCCTCAGCAAACGTTGCTGGCATCTTTATTTATTCAGCGCTGCCGGCTTAG
- a CDS encoding response regulator, translating into MYQLLIVDDQPDLVEDLASNLPWDTVGIETVYQANSGQEALEIMNTTPIDIVITDIHMPGLSGLDLMEQIRASWSNVKCILLSGYNDFEYAKKALQHQASDYLLKPADDEELLRAVKKATMQLEEHWQEISSHQSALNSLKDNLPILRNHLLLSLLQGQTFSEEKLNEKLDMLDIPFNSSSPYCMMLLRMEDYFYEQSERDSSLLEYAVSNIAEEIFADEYKLWQTKDEHGYFIFLIMSKNGSSQEQAPFLHLVEQKAAQLQHYVKLYLKGTVSLVLTKQDEFPREVQETYHFSLMSFRQRIGSERGFLLTLTEEVKHGEANSLSHLYNPPLLIHLLEAGQWDAIEEKLKHAFEELEFKWGDSHEHILETYFMIVSSLSYSIHKNKLWMTDIMGGEFNQLLSGPNFHTINQLRSWTSGIINAYKDHMSSRVQHSRSSTVQKVQEYVSGHLEDASLQSIASHVFLNSSYLSKIYKLETGEGISDYLSRLKMETAAHMLRTTPEKIYEIAAKVGYLKTSYFIKVFKDRYGVTPQEFRDR; encoded by the coding sequence ATGTATCAACTTTTAATCGTTGACGATCAACCGGATCTTGTAGAGGATTTAGCCAGCAACCTGCCATGGGACACTGTAGGCATTGAAACCGTGTATCAAGCCAATTCGGGACAAGAAGCACTCGAAATAATGAATACGACGCCGATTGATATCGTGATTACGGATATTCATATGCCAGGACTGTCTGGGCTAGATTTAATGGAGCAAATACGCGCCTCCTGGAGCAATGTCAAATGTATTTTATTATCGGGCTACAATGATTTTGAATACGCCAAAAAAGCGCTGCAGCATCAAGCAAGCGATTATTTGCTTAAGCCTGCGGACGACGAGGAGCTGCTTCGAGCCGTCAAGAAGGCTACGATGCAATTGGAGGAGCACTGGCAGGAAATCAGCTCGCATCAAAGCGCGCTAAACTCCTTGAAGGATAACTTGCCTATTTTGCGAAACCATCTGCTGCTCTCGCTCCTTCAAGGCCAGACCTTCAGCGAAGAGAAGCTTAATGAAAAGCTCGATATGCTCGATATTCCGTTTAACAGCTCCTCCCCCTATTGCATGATGCTGCTGCGGATGGAGGATTATTTCTACGAGCAGAGCGAACGTGACAGCTCCCTGCTTGAATATGCGGTATCCAATATCGCTGAAGAAATATTTGCTGACGAATACAAGCTTTGGCAGACGAAGGACGAACACGGCTATTTTATTTTTCTCATTATGAGCAAAAACGGAAGCTCGCAGGAGCAAGCACCCTTTCTTCATCTCGTGGAACAAAAAGCGGCGCAGCTGCAGCATTATGTGAAGCTTTATTTAAAGGGCACAGTATCCCTTGTGCTCACTAAGCAAGATGAGTTTCCGCGTGAGGTGCAGGAGACCTATCATTTTTCACTTATGAGCTTCAGACAGCGTATTGGCAGCGAACGAGGCTTCCTATTAACGCTAACAGAGGAAGTAAAGCACGGCGAAGCGAACTCCCTTTCTCACTTATACAATCCACCGCTCCTTATTCATCTGCTGGAGGCAGGACAATGGGATGCTATCGAGGAGAAGCTGAAGCATGCCTTTGAGGAACTCGAGTTCAAATGGGGCGACTCGCATGAGCATATTTTGGAAACCTATTTCATGATCGTCAGCTCACTAAGCTATTCCATTCACAAGAACAAGCTTTGGATGACGGATATTATGGGCGGCGAGTTTAATCAATTGCTTAGCGGTCCTAACTTTCATACGATAAATCAGCTTCGCTCTTGGACAAGCGGTATTATCAATGCCTATAAAGATCATATGAGCAGTAGAGTCCAGCACTCCCGCTCCAGCACAGTACAGAAGGTGCAAGAGTATGTATCCGGCCATTTGGAGGACGCATCGCTGCAATCCATCGCCTCGCATGTTTTTCTAAATTCGTCCTATTTGTCAAAAATTTATAAGCTGGAAACGGGCGAGGGCATCAGCGATTATTTGTCACGGCTCAAAATGGAAACCGCGGCGCATATGCTGCGCACTACGCCAGAAAAAATTTATGAGATCGCTGCTAAAGTCGGTTATTTGAAAACAAGCTATTTCATTAAGGTTTTCAAGGATCGTTACGGCGTTACTCCTCAAGAATTCCGTGATCGCTAA
- a CDS encoding histidine kinase produces the protein MRLRENTFAKMISLIILLLIPIIVLYTLSIRTSIEVIKEEMKSLKQKDITFLASEIDKSVTTLSTLGFLLSEDIHIQQLQNLHFIESAYQRNDEKLRILERLRLLNVAQRWDTQYSITAPASEQLVSTNTYLSYDLDSIKQILTPTWKFEEMTIQSMKQNRFVRHIVKPSTKITDIDKAGIIVEISFPEEHLIKDLDTFKLAGKGDPFLIHAEGGIIENRSADKGMTESIKTLMLKGNIEEASNQIVSLHGNDFLVTSAHVKTLDWYLIDYVPLANILKPIVKSQNLFYGSVALLLVMSLLAGYLLYRNVQRPIGLLVRNVKRLKEGNYSTRITANPKNEFSYLFQHFNDMAANTEQLIQKVYVEELRRREANVKQLQSQINPHFLYNCFALIRSLARLDKKESVMKLAMHLSSYYRYTTRVEKLTATIKEELQLVESYLEIQQFHIQHLSYRIQVPDAMQGIEIPRLLLQPIVENAVLHGIERFDGDGVITISGESNDRYHSIIVEDNGIGISEEELRKLEKKIMNPPDDSSGCALWNIRQRMLYQFGQEASISFRIRPEGGVAVHLTWPQQLLPA, from the coding sequence ATGCGTTTACGCGAGAATACGTTTGCCAAAATGATTTCATTAATTATCCTATTGCTTATTCCAATCATCGTTTTGTATACGCTTTCTATTCGAACAAGCATCGAAGTCATAAAGGAAGAAATGAAGTCGCTGAAGCAGAAGGATATTACTTTTCTAGCTAGTGAAATCGATAAGAGTGTAACCACTCTCTCGACGCTTGGCTTCCTGCTGAGCGAGGATATCCATATTCAGCAGCTGCAAAATCTTCATTTCATCGAAAGCGCATATCAACGAAATGATGAGAAGCTTCGCATACTGGAGCGCCTTAGGCTGCTCAATGTCGCCCAGCGCTGGGATACGCAGTACAGCATTACAGCGCCTGCGAGCGAGCAGCTCGTATCAACGAATACTTATCTTTCTTACGATCTAGATTCGATCAAGCAGATACTGACGCCAACCTGGAAATTCGAAGAAATGACCATACAAAGCATGAAGCAAAACCGCTTCGTACGGCATATCGTCAAGCCCTCAACCAAAATAACCGATATCGATAAGGCCGGCATTATTGTTGAAATTTCATTTCCTGAAGAGCATCTTATTAAGGATTTGGATACGTTCAAATTAGCTGGAAAGGGGGACCCCTTCCTTATTCATGCAGAAGGGGGAATAATCGAAAATCGGAGCGCCGATAAAGGAATGACCGAAAGTATTAAAACATTAATGCTAAAGGGAAATATTGAAGAGGCATCCAACCAGATTGTCAGCTTGCATGGGAATGATTTTCTCGTAACCTCCGCCCATGTGAAAACGCTCGATTGGTATTTGATCGATTACGTGCCGCTTGCGAATATATTAAAGCCAATCGTCAAAAGCCAAAATTTATTTTACGGCTCAGTAGCCTTGCTGCTTGTCATGAGCTTACTCGCTGGCTACTTGCTCTATCGCAATGTTCAGCGGCCGATTGGCTTGCTTGTCCGGAATGTTAAGCGACTGAAGGAAGGCAATTATTCTACACGAATTACTGCAAATCCTAAAAATGAATTCAGCTATTTATTCCAGCACTTTAACGATATGGCTGCCAATACCGAGCAGCTTATTCAGAAGGTTTATGTCGAGGAGCTTAGGCGCCGCGAGGCGAATGTCAAGCAGCTGCAATCCCAAATCAATCCCCATTTCTTATACAATTGCTTTGCGCTCATTCGCAGCTTGGCAAGGCTGGATAAGAAGGAATCTGTTATGAAGCTGGCCATGCATCTATCCAGCTACTACCGTTATACGACAAGGGTTGAGAAGCTGACAGCTACCATAAAGGAAGAGCTTCAACTCGTAGAAAGCTATTTGGAAATCCAACAGTTCCATATTCAGCATCTATCCTATCGCATCCAAGTGCCTGATGCTATGCAAGGTATTGAAATTCCGAGATTGCTGCTTCAGCCTATCGTAGAAAATGCCGTACTGCATGGCATTGAGCGGTTCGATGGAGATGGTGTCATAACGATTTCCGGGGAAAGCAACGACCGCTATCATAGCATTATTGTAGAGGACAACGGAATTGGCATAAGCGAGGAGGAGCTTCGAAAGCTGGAGAAAAAAATTATGAATCCACCCGATGATTCGAGTGGCTGCGCATTGTGGAACATCCGGCAGCGGATGCTCTACCAATTCGGGCAGGAAGCCTCGATCAGCTTCCGTATTCGTCCCGAAGGCGGCGTTGCCGTACACCTGACTTGGCCGCAACAATTATTACCAGCCTAG
- a CDS encoding ABC transporter permease subunit produces the protein MLFPAAIIVFIFAYVPMSGLIMAFQDFKPYNGMFHSKLVGLEHFRFMFEYPDSKQVIWNTLIISGLKIVFGLVVPFTFAILLNEVRKIFFKRVVQTLVYLPHFISWVILGAILTDMLGSKGIVNQLLNSIGMDSIFWLGEGNWFRFTVIVSDVWQNFGFNTIVFLAALSGVNPSLYEAAEVDGATRWKQTLYITVPSMIPIAVVVGTLSLGNILNGGFDQIFNLYNALVYDKGDIIDTFVYRTAILNGQYSFGTAVGMFKSIIGLIMIVFSYRMAYKYAGYRIF, from the coding sequence ATGCTGTTTCCTGCAGCAATCATCGTCTTTATATTTGCTTACGTACCTATGAGTGGATTAATAATGGCTTTTCAGGATTTTAAGCCTTATAACGGGATGTTTCATTCCAAGCTTGTCGGTTTAGAGCATTTCCGCTTTATGTTTGAGTATCCGGACAGCAAGCAGGTGATTTGGAACACCTTGATTATTTCTGGCTTAAAGATCGTTTTTGGCCTAGTGGTGCCGTTCACGTTCGCGATATTGCTCAATGAGGTTCGAAAAATATTTTTCAAGCGTGTCGTCCAGACGCTCGTCTATTTGCCGCATTTTATTTCATGGGTCATATTGGGCGCGATTCTTACAGATATGTTAGGCAGCAAAGGTATTGTGAATCAGTTGCTGAACAGCATAGGAATGGATTCCATTTTTTGGCTGGGGGAGGGCAATTGGTTCCGATTTACCGTTATTGTCAGTGATGTTTGGCAGAACTTCGGTTTTAATACGATCGTGTTTTTGGCTGCATTGTCAGGTGTAAACCCATCCTTGTATGAAGCCGCTGAAGTAGATGGGGCAACGCGCTGGAAACAGACGCTGTATATTACGGTGCCATCGATGATTCCGATCGCTGTCGTAGTTGGAACGCTGTCGCTTGGCAATATTTTGAACGGCGGCTTTGATCAAATTTTTAATTTATACAATGCGCTCGTTTACGACAAGGGGGATATTATCGATACATTCGTATATCGAACGGCAATATTGAACGGTCAATACAGCTTTGGTACAGCCGTCGGCATGTTTAAATCGATCATCGGCTTAATTATGATTGTGTTCTCCTATCGGATGGCTTACAAATACGCCGGATACAGAATTTTCTAA
- a CDS encoding carbohydrate ABC transporter permease yields MYHKTTGYKAFSVFNYILLALICITCIIPLVHILAVSLSASAPANANLVKLWPIGLNFDAYAKTLNNDNFHNALFVGLKRTALGTVVGMSLMILAGYALSKDEPVFKSRSIYTWYFLFTMLFSGGIVPSYMLIRNLDLMNSIWALVLPGAINVFNMVLLMNFFRAVPKELEEASLIDGAGQFRTLWSIFLPISMPALATISLFTMVTHWNSWFDGLLYITDYRKYPLSTFLQTIIVQQDFNKINPDVNELKHISQRTVKSAQIFIGTLPILLVYPFLQRYFVKGIILGAVKE; encoded by the coding sequence ATGTATCACAAAACAACAGGCTACAAAGCGTTTTCGGTATTTAACTACATTTTGCTAGCTCTCATTTGCATTACCTGCATCATTCCGCTCGTCCACATTCTAGCAGTCAGCTTAAGCGCCAGCGCACCGGCGAATGCCAATTTAGTCAAGCTTTGGCCAATTGGTCTTAATTTCGATGCCTATGCCAAAACGCTGAACAATGATAACTTTCACAATGCGCTGTTCGTTGGGCTTAAACGGACAGCTCTTGGAACCGTTGTGGGCATGTCGCTGATGATATTGGCGGGTTACGCTCTCTCTAAGGATGAGCCAGTGTTTAAGAGCCGTTCCATCTATACTTGGTATTTTCTCTTTACGATGCTGTTCAGCGGTGGTATTGTACCTTCGTACATGCTTATTCGAAACTTGGATTTAATGAACTCGATTTGGGCGCTCGTGCTGCCAGGCGCAATCAATGTTTTTAACATGGTGCTTCTGATGAACTTCTTCCGAGCAGTCCCTAAGGAGCTTGAAGAAGCATCGTTGATTGACGGAGCTGGCCAGTTCCGAACGCTGTGGAGCATATTTTTGCCGATATCGATGCCTGCATTAGCAACGATTTCTTTATTTACGATGGTCACGCATTGGAATTCATGGTTTGATGGCTTGCTTTATATTACAGATTATAGAAAATATCCGTTATCTACATTTTTACAAACGATTATTGTTCAACAGGATTTTAATAAAATAAATCCCGATGTCAATGAGCTGAAGCATATCTCTCAGCGTACCGTGAAATCGGCGCAAATCTTTATCGGAACACTGCCAATATTGCTCGTATATCCATTTTTACAGCGATATTTTGTTAAGGGCATCATACTCGGAGCGGTTAAGGAATAG